A genome region from Ursus arctos isolate Adak ecotype North America unplaced genomic scaffold, UrsArc2.0 scaffold_18, whole genome shotgun sequence includes the following:
- the FKTN gene encoding ribitol-5-phosphate transferase FKTN isoform X7 produces MHMALSLSCLRSSNMTRKIFTNTRERWRQQNVNSAFAKLRKLIPTHPPDKKLSKNETLRLAMRYINFLVKVLGEQTLQQTGVASQGNILGLFPQGSHLPDKTLLGDYQVPSLDPSHSIA; encoded by the coding sequence ggccctttctctttcctgtctcaGGAGCTCAAACATGACCAGGAAGATCTTCACAAATACCAGGGAGCGGTGGAGGCAGCAGAACGTCAACAGTGCCTTTGCCAAGCTGAGGAAGCTCATCCCCACTCACCCTCCAGACAAAAAGCTGAGTAAAAATGAGACGCTTCGCCTGGCAATGAGGTACATCAACTTCTTGGTCAAGGTCTTGGGGGAGCAAACCCTGCAGCAAACAGGAGTGGCTTCTCAGGGAAACATTCTGGGACTCTTCCCCCAAGGATCCCACCTGCCGGACAAGACTCTACTCGGTGACTACCAGGTTCCTTCACTTGACCCAAGCCACAGCATTGCATAG
- the FKTN gene encoding ribitol-5-phosphate transferase FKTN isoform X8, whose amino-acid sequence MTRKIFTNTRERWRQQNVNSAFAKLRKLIPTHPPDKKLSKNETLRLAMRYINFLVKVLGEQTLQQTGVASQGNILGLFPQGSHLPDKTLLGDYQVPSLDPSHSIA is encoded by the coding sequence ATGACCAGGAAGATCTTCACAAATACCAGGGAGCGGTGGAGGCAGCAGAACGTCAACAGTGCCTTTGCCAAGCTGAGGAAGCTCATCCCCACTCACCCTCCAGACAAAAAGCTGAGTAAAAATGAGACGCTTCGCCTGGCAATGAGGTACATCAACTTCTTGGTCAAGGTCTTGGGGGAGCAAACCCTGCAGCAAACAGGAGTGGCTTCTCAGGGAAACATTCTGGGACTCTTCCCCCAAGGATCCCACCTGCCGGACAAGACTCTACTCGGTGACTACCAGGTTCCTTCACTTGACCCAAGCCACAGCATTGCATAG